One window of Sulfurospirillum sp. 1612 genomic DNA carries:
- a CDS encoding response regulator, which translates to MKKSTIMIVEDESIIALNIKETLFELGYDVLGIATNIKKALELLEKATPDLILMDVFLKDGDNGIELAKIINKKYAIPIIFLTANSELQTIAQAGESSPYGYLVKPFKATDLQSNIEIALQRFSQDQAQKDQLNKIKNLNDSLKTKIKKDATHASQLVALKDGYMFDRKEKSLYNGETIIPLTQREKKVMDTLCANVGHVTSIEQIETAVWNDYPAGYAALRSLLFRLRLKLPEGMITNTSGSGYKIHQ; encoded by the coding sequence ATGAAAAAAAGTACTATCATGATAGTAGAGGATGAGAGTATCATCGCCCTCAATATCAAAGAGACTCTTTTTGAATTGGGTTATGATGTCTTAGGTATCGCCACAAATATTAAAAAAGCACTCGAATTATTAGAGAAAGCTACTCCTGATCTCATATTAATGGATGTTTTTTTAAAAGATGGCGACAACGGTATTGAACTTGCCAAAATCATTAACAAAAAATATGCGATTCCCATCATCTTTCTTACTGCAAATTCTGAGCTTCAAACCATCGCTCAAGCAGGAGAGAGTTCTCCTTATGGATATCTTGTCAAACCTTTTAAAGCGACGGACTTACAAAGCAATATAGAGATTGCCTTACAACGCTTTAGCCAAGACCAAGCGCAAAAAGATCAATTGAACAAAATTAAAAATCTCAATGATTCGTTAAAAACAAAAATTAAAAAGGATGCGACACACGCCTCCCAACTCGTCGCGCTCAAAGATGGTTATATGTTTGATAGAAAAGAAAAATCTCTTTATAATGGAGAGACGATTATCCCGCTCACACAACGTGAGAAAAAAGTCATGGATACGCTCTGTGCCAATGTCGGGCATGTCACCTCAATTGAACAGATAGAAACCGCTGTTTGGAATGATTATCCCGCCGGTTATGCAGCGCTTCGCTCTCTTTTATTTCGCCTTCGGTTGAAACTTCCAGAGGGGATGATTACCAATACAAGCGGTAGTGGCTACAAGATTCATCAATAA
- a CDS encoding sensor histidine kinase, with product MILHKILNRLIFNPEYIPSRFSLIFAIVGCTGIILLDRIINLDLVEIPPFEVGIGYTLVMALILYFLLRHMLSLIKETEASYLAVEKREKESLRLFNFALDNSADATYWFTFDGHFYYVNDAASRMLGYSKEELLRMNLWEMDLNFSTLQAQKFLQKIKEVKHTTFETMQTRKDGKNLPIEVSANYFTHEGEEFICAFGRDISERRNYQNAIESANEELTKSIAEKETLLKEVHHRVKNNLEIISSLLSMQYRRVNDTNMRMILQQSRSRIHTMSLVHEFLYKSKTLDDINLNDYIQRLLTDIISLHAQDHANITLNIDIPPIHFSTDASIRLGMVLHELCVNSIKYAFKNRNNNVINITLKLKNEIIHVCVADNGVGIENVQSLLESNSLGIQLIKTITEEQLDGEVAFRLDHGLVCDIYFPRKAVQ from the coding sequence ATGATTTTGCACAAAATATTAAATAGATTAATTTTTAATCCCGAATATATCCCGAGCCGATTCTCTTTAATTTTTGCGATTGTGGGATGTACGGGCATTATACTGCTTGACCGTATCATTAATCTAGATCTCGTTGAAATTCCTCCCTTTGAAGTGGGTATCGGCTATACTCTTGTTATGGCACTAATACTCTATTTTTTACTGCGCCACATGCTCAGTCTTATCAAAGAGACAGAAGCCTCCTATTTAGCGGTAGAAAAAAGAGAAAAAGAGAGTCTGCGCCTGTTTAACTTTGCCCTTGACAATAGTGCCGATGCGACGTATTGGTTCACTTTTGATGGACATTTTTATTATGTTAATGATGCCGCATCTCGGATGTTGGGGTACTCTAAAGAGGAGTTACTTCGCATGAATCTTTGGGAGATGGATCTCAATTTTTCTACCTTGCAAGCTCAAAAATTTTTACAAAAAATCAAAGAGGTCAAGCATACAACATTTGAAACCATGCAAACCCGCAAAGATGGTAAAAACCTACCTATAGAAGTCTCTGCTAATTATTTTACTCACGAGGGAGAAGAGTTCATCTGCGCTTTCGGACGCGATATTAGTGAACGTCGCAACTATCAAAATGCAATCGAATCGGCAAATGAAGAATTAACGAAATCCATCGCAGAAAAAGAGACCCTGCTCAAAGAGGTCCATCATCGTGTCAAAAATAATCTTGAAATTATCTCGAGTCTTTTGAGCATGCAATACCGTCGTGTTAATGATACCAATATGCGTATGATTTTACAGCAAAGTCGCAGTCGTATCCATACGATGTCATTGGTGCATGAATTTTTATATAAAAGTAAAACACTGGATGATATCAATCTCAATGATTACATCCAAAGACTTCTGACAGATATCATCTCCTTGCATGCCCAAGACCATGCAAACATTACACTCAATATCGATATTCCGCCCATACATTTTTCTACTGATGCTTCAATCCGCTTAGGTATGGTCTTGCATGAATTATGTGTCAATTCTATCAAATATGCTTTCAAAAACCGCAATAATAATGTGATTAATATTACTTTAAAGCTCAAAAATGAGATAATACATGTATGTGTAGCAGATAATGGCGTGGGGATTGAAAATGTCCAAAGCCTCTTAGAGAGTAACTCTTTGGGTATTCAGCTTATCAAAACCATAACAGAAGAGCAGCTAGATGGAGAGGTTGCCTTTCGCTTAGACCATGGCCTTGTCTGTGATATCTATTTTCCAAGGAAGGCAGTACAATGA
- a CDS encoding c-type cytochrome, whose amino-acid sequence MQKQYKSMRLLAMASLIFLGVSPSVASERYWKDGQQAYTQVCAYCHNIGVGPDSVKIKFPDDAVAFRTNNIIQVVRHGLNAMPAFRKTEIDDATLRDLAHGLATGKIK is encoded by the coding sequence ATGCAAAAACAATATAAATCTATGAGACTCCTAGCGATGGCCAGTCTAATATTTTTAGGCGTTTCTCCATCTGTAGCGAGTGAGAGATATTGGAAAGATGGGCAACAAGCTTACACCCAAGTATGTGCTTATTGTCACAATATCGGAGTCGGTCCCGATAGTGTCAAAATCAAATTTCCTGATGATGCCGTCGCATTTCGTACCAACAACATCATACAAGTTGTACGACATGGGCTCAATGCAATGCCAGCATTTCGAAAAACGGAAATTGATGATGCCACGTTGCGAGACTTAGCCCACGGTTTGGCCACAGGAAAAATCAAATGA